From a region of the Pseudanabaena sp. ABRG5-3 genome:
- a CDS encoding photosystem I reaction center subunit VIII yields MTGYYAHFYVSYIFVPLFGVILPIAAMGLLFNYVEN; encoded by the coding sequence ATGACTGGATACTACGCTCACTTCTACGTTTCTTACATTTTCGTACCCCTATTTGGAGTAATCCTCCCTATCGCTGCGATGGGCTTGCTGTTTAACTATGTTGAAAACTAA
- a CDS encoding photosystem I reaction center subunit XI, translating to MTDFVQPFKNDPQLGNLSTPISDSAIVRAFIGSLPAYRAGLSASRRGLEVGMAHGYFIYGPFAYFGPLRDTELGGLAGLFAAAALVVLLTLGLSLHGQTVTPLQSSSAVEAPADLGTTAGWSEFASSFLVGGAGGVAFAYFLSNLEPFQKFIPLIWS from the coding sequence ATGACAGATTTTGTACAACCATTCAAAAATGATCCCCAACTAGGGAATTTGTCTACTCCTATCAGCGACTCAGCAATTGTAAGAGCTTTTATCGGTAGCCTTCCTGCTTACCGTGCAGGCTTGTCCGCTAGCCGTCGTGGTCTAGAAGTTGGTATGGCTCATGGTTACTTTATCTATGGACCTTTTGCCTATTTTGGTCCTCTTAGAGACACTGAGCTTGGCGGTCTTGCTGGTTTGTTTGCCGCCGCCGCTCTAGTTGTACTCTTGACCCTTGGTTTGTCCTTACATGGTCAAACTGTAACCCCTCTCCAGTCTAGCTCTGCGGTTGAAGCACCTGCTGACTTGGGTACAACTGCTGGTTGGAGCGAATTTGCTAGCAGCTTCTTGGTTGGTGGTGCTGGTGGTGTGGCTTTTGCTTACTTCCTAAGCAACCTAGAGCCATTCCAAAAGTTTATTCCTTTAATTTGGTCCTAA